One region of Luteolibacter yonseiensis genomic DNA includes:
- a CDS encoding glycoside hydrolase domain-containing protein produces the protein MKVCQMRRMTSKAPRPVLVLTTAILMTGAVTGSADIVDRDGGISARDTSAVLPSDTPLADVVDTMIGVAGGAGTGSTVPGPCLPQSSLYPSPDTVVAAAGGFAAGSDVVGFSQLHATGAGSSTMSYGNFLVSPRIGANTGTLEDDNASPVANVVARPYSYRGRLTTPGIDCTIVPTANCAIYQFDFPASSDARLYFDVARKLNGPTALTNGSVEVDLAKGTIKGGGGFDGNWSPAAYNLYFYAKVDTAPAAGGTWINDTPADGVLAATTSTRQRIGSWVRFDTRSNRTVRMKIGVSFQSVEKAREYVEREIPAWDLAGLETVAKSRWNDVLSAVRTPGIPKEEARRLYTALFHSLIQPRDRTGDPAGWPADASFWDDQYTPWDTWQTLYPLLAIIKPESVASIVNSFGERHERNGRAETAFIMGKDFQVGQGGDEVDRIIADAWGKRIPGIKWEKIWPLLKFNAGRRTPDYLKLGYVSTDGRRNGYDSRMSSASSTMAFAHGDWCAAQVAAGLGHTTEARALLARSANWRNVWDASLAGDGFSGFVRGRAKNGKFSTTAPTGNMKDFYQGTCWNYSFNVFDRDAMIGLMGGRARFIQRLEFAFGRNDTSYLDFGNEVNLQAVPLLARVSRPNLAAFWADNVRRRYGADGYPGDEDSGAMASLYFFLTAGFVPAATEGTYYLHGPRVPRLEFGVGGGKSFTITAENAGGANIYVRSATLDGQPLDTPVIRHSDITGGRKLAFVMGPEPTTWGTGGDFAAPARRHIGHPVEGPWVASLGSPSISGPSTDSPAWGGADKTAVHSAFPRVTLDRAGASVTLAAAVKFSGLATGGTASSPPFSWGLFHSNGGNGITGWAGYSAGGGTDASAGPSIWRRNDGDAAAYHSLAGATPLGSSTLPVPAFKDDTYRLILTLARTAAGGLDYHAALIRESDNVLFTQLTGSDPAPATFSFDHVGFHAGAVDSIEVIRCGIIGGSVTAEEKAVQLPAVDR, from the coding sequence ATGAAAGTCTGCCAAATGCGGCGAATGACAAGCAAGGCACCCCGTCCGGTTCTGGTTCTCACCACGGCAATTTTGATGACCGGTGCCGTCACGGGCAGCGCGGACATCGTGGACCGCGACGGAGGCATTTCCGCCCGCGATACTTCCGCCGTGCTTCCCTCCGACACTCCGTTGGCCGACGTGGTGGACACGATGATCGGCGTGGCCGGGGGCGCTGGTACGGGTTCGACAGTGCCGGGTCCGTGCCTTCCGCAGTCGTCGCTTTATCCCAGCCCGGACACCGTTGTCGCGGCGGCGGGCGGGTTCGCGGCGGGCAGCGATGTGGTCGGCTTCTCCCAGCTCCATGCGACGGGAGCGGGATCGAGCACCATGTCATATGGAAATTTTCTCGTGTCTCCGAGGATCGGCGCGAACACCGGCACGCTGGAGGATGACAATGCTTCCCCGGTCGCCAACGTGGTCGCCCGCCCCTATTCGTATCGCGGCCGCCTCACCACGCCGGGCATCGACTGCACGATCGTGCCGACCGCGAATTGCGCGATCTACCAGTTCGATTTCCCGGCCTCGTCCGATGCCCGCCTCTATTTCGACGTGGCCCGCAAATTGAACGGTCCGACGGCACTCACCAACGGCTCCGTCGAGGTGGATCTGGCGAAGGGAACGATCAAGGGAGGAGGCGGTTTCGATGGCAACTGGAGCCCCGCCGCCTACAACCTCTATTTTTACGCGAAGGTGGACACCGCTCCAGCCGCCGGTGGAACGTGGATCAACGACACGCCTGCGGATGGCGTCCTGGCCGCCACGACATCCACCCGCCAGCGCATCGGTTCGTGGGTGCGTTTCGACACCCGCTCGAACCGCACGGTGCGCATGAAAATCGGCGTCTCCTTTCAATCGGTGGAAAAGGCGAGGGAGTATGTCGAGAGGGAGATTCCCGCATGGGACCTGGCCGGTTTGGAAACGGTTGCAAAGAGCCGTTGGAACGACGTGCTTTCCGCGGTGCGGACGCCGGGCATCCCCAAGGAAGAGGCGCGCAGGCTCTACACCGCTCTTTTCCACAGTCTCATCCAACCGCGCGACCGCACCGGTGATCCTGCCGGCTGGCCGGCGGACGCCTCGTTCTGGGATGACCAATACACGCCGTGGGATACCTGGCAGACCCTCTATCCGCTGCTGGCCATCATCAAGCCGGAGTCCGTCGCCTCGATCGTGAATTCATTCGGCGAGCGTCATGAACGGAACGGCAGGGCGGAAACGGCGTTCATCATGGGCAAGGACTTCCAGGTCGGGCAGGGTGGGGACGAGGTGGACCGCATCATCGCCGACGCCTGGGGGAAACGCATCCCCGGCATCAAGTGGGAGAAGATCTGGCCGCTTCTCAAATTCAACGCGGGCCGCCGGACGCCCGACTACCTCAAACTGGGTTACGTTTCAACCGATGGCAGGAGGAACGGCTACGACTCGCGGATGTCCTCGGCCTCGTCCACGATGGCGTTCGCGCATGGCGACTGGTGTGCGGCACAGGTCGCCGCAGGCCTCGGCCACACCACCGAGGCGCGTGCGCTGCTGGCCCGCTCGGCGAACTGGCGGAACGTGTGGGACGCATCCTTGGCGGGGGATGGTTTTTCCGGCTTCGTGCGTGGTCGGGCAAAGAACGGGAAATTCAGCACCACCGCTCCCACCGGGAACATGAAGGATTTTTATCAGGGAACGTGCTGGAACTATTCCTTCAATGTCTTCGACCGCGACGCGATGATCGGGCTGATGGGCGGGCGTGCCCGTTTCATCCAGCGGCTGGAGTTCGCGTTCGGCCGGAATGACACCAGCTATCTCGACTTCGGCAACGAGGTGAACCTTCAGGCGGTGCCGCTGCTGGCGCGCGTGTCCCGCCCGAACCTCGCGGCCTTCTGGGCCGACAACGTGCGCCGGCGTTATGGTGCCGATGGCTATCCCGGTGACGAAGATTCGGGCGCGATGGCATCGCTGTATTTTTTCCTCACCGCCGGATTCGTTCCCGCGGCCACCGAAGGAACCTACTACCTGCACGGCCCCCGCGTGCCGCGTCTCGAGTTCGGTGTCGGCGGAGGGAAATCCTTCACGATCACCGCTGAAAACGCGGGTGGCGCGAACATCTACGTGCGGTCCGCCACTCTGGACGGCCAGCCGCTCGACACACCCGTGATCCGGCATTCGGACATCACCGGTGGCAGGAAGCTGGCCTTCGTCATGGGACCGGAGCCCACCACCTGGGGGACCGGGGGAGACTTCGCCGCCCCGGCGCGACGGCACATCGGACATCCGGTCGAGGGTCCTTGGGTTGCTTCGCTTGGCTCGCCGTCGATTTCCGGTCCGTCCACCGATTCTCCGGCATGGGGTGGCGCGGACAAGACGGCGGTCCACTCCGCTTTTCCCCGCGTGACGCTTGATCGTGCTGGGGCTTCCGTCACCCTGGCGGCGGCGGTGAAATTCAGCGGCCTCGCCACCGGCGGGACCGCCTCTTCTCCGCCGTTCTCATGGGGGCTTTTCCACTCAAACGGTGGGAACGGGATCACGGGTTGGGCGGGCTATTCGGCAGGCGGCGGAACGGATGCCTCCGCAGGTCCGTCGATCTGGAGAAGGAATGATGGTGATGCGGCGGCGTATCACTCCCTGGCAGGGGCGACTCCGCTGGGATCCTCCACCCTGCCCGTGCCTGCGTTCAAGGATGACACGTATCGCCTGATCCTCACCTTGGCACGCACCGCCGCCGGAGGGCTCGACTATCACGCTGCGCTCATCCGGGAATCCGACAACGTCCTTTTCACACAGCTCACCGGTTCGGATCCGGCCCCGGCCACTTTCAGCTTCGACCACGTCGGCTTTCACGCGGGTGCCGTGGATTCGATCGAAGTGATCCGATGCGGCATCATCGGCGGCTCCGTCACCGCGGAGGAGAAGGCTGTCCAGCTTCCGGCGGTCGATCGTTGA
- a CDS encoding LysM peptidoglycan-binding domain-containing protein: MKPVLWTLVSCVFALALSSCGNSGGGGNPQASTGPFDRNGNYVEEWADNPAKWRKSGGSPSPHELKSDELPEIARNDQPPQNSVPLVTSSASVNKPVPTIGQTQIAKNKSTTAKPTQVVVRTRPLETPSASSSKPKPKPKPVLVKAKPKPKPKSTRYVVKQGDSLSAIASRTGASVSAIKAQNGISGTLIRPGQSLVIPKR, encoded by the coding sequence ATGAAACCGGTTCTTTGGACGCTCGTATCCTGCGTGTTCGCGCTCGCCCTTTCCAGCTGTGGAAACAGTGGCGGCGGTGGAAATCCCCAAGCCTCCACCGGCCCATTCGACCGAAACGGCAATTACGTGGAAGAATGGGCTGACAATCCCGCGAAATGGCGGAAGAGCGGTGGTTCCCCCTCGCCTCACGAACTCAAGAGCGACGAGCTCCCGGAAATTGCCCGGAACGACCAGCCTCCGCAGAATTCGGTGCCGTTGGTGACCTCTTCCGCCTCTGTGAACAAGCCCGTTCCGACCATCGGCCAGACCCAGATCGCGAAGAACAAATCCACGACGGCCAAGCCCACCCAGGTGGTGGTCAGGACACGCCCCTTGGAAACCCCCTCCGCCAGCAGCTCCAAACCGAAGCCCAAGCCGAAGCCCGTTCTGGTCAAGGCCAAGCCAAAACCCAAACCCAAATCCACCCGCTATGTCGTGAAACAGGGCGACTCTCTCTCCGCCATCGCCAGCCGCACGGGAGCCTCGGTCTCGGCCATCAAGGCACAAAACGGCATTTCCGGAACCCTGATCCGTCCCGGCCAGTCGCTCGTCATTCCGAAGCGCTGA
- a CDS encoding helix-turn-helix domain-containing protein translates to MLRIIRSNQTWRVVESNSGENHCLERLAFSKGYRVADVCRALGCSNRYLHILFVRDIGLPPKHWMKLERMVVARRKLEGGKSPEEVARDLGFMSLHTFCRQFYLYYQTSPDKFQRDRHVFDPSKGHS, encoded by the coding sequence TTGCTAAGGATCATCCGGTCAAACCAAACGTGGCGTGTCGTCGAGTCAAACTCGGGGGAGAATCACTGCCTTGAGCGTCTTGCGTTCAGCAAGGGGTACCGGGTTGCGGACGTGTGCCGGGCGCTCGGTTGCAGCAACCGGTACCTGCACATCCTGTTCGTCCGGGATATCGGACTGCCGCCGAAGCACTGGATGAAGCTGGAGCGGATGGTGGTGGCCCGCAGGAAGTTGGAGGGCGGAAAATCTCCGGAGGAAGTCGCCAGGGATCTGGGATTCATGTCCCTGCACACCTTCTGCCGCCAGTTCTACCTCTATTATCAAACCTCACCGGACAAGTTCCAGCGGGACCGCCATGTGTTCGACCCGTCCAAGGGGCATTCGTGA
- the recO gene encoding DNA repair protein RecO, whose product MDTTAAIAIRLTRLTETSLIVHWFTGAHGLVKTVAKGARRSRSPFAGKLDLFFGGEISFSRSRGGELHTLREVSILDWREGLRKSYSSTLLAAYCCQLLESAVEPEHSEPELHDLLRRALDHLDAAPASLRALRHFETELARLLGVSHERSPAEISLRDALGTLPASRKELLERLGPL is encoded by the coding sequence GTGGATACCACCGCCGCCATTGCCATCCGGCTCACCCGCCTGACCGAAACCAGCCTCATCGTGCATTGGTTCACCGGAGCACACGGACTCGTCAAAACCGTGGCCAAGGGAGCGAGACGGTCAAGAAGTCCTTTCGCCGGAAAACTCGACTTGTTTTTCGGAGGCGAGATCTCGTTCAGCCGCTCGCGCGGCGGGGAACTCCACACCCTGCGGGAAGTCTCCATCCTTGATTGGCGTGAGGGACTCCGGAAAAGCTACAGCTCCACCCTGCTCGCCGCCTACTGCTGCCAACTGCTGGAATCCGCGGTGGAGCCGGAACATTCCGAACCGGAACTCCATGATCTGCTGCGGCGCGCGCTGGACCACTTGGACGCCGCACCGGCCAGTTTGCGCGCGCTGCGTCATTTTGAAACGGAACTCGCGCGCCTGCTCGGGGTTTCCCATGAACGCAGCCCGGCGGAAATCTCACTCCGGGACGCCCTCGGCACACTTCCCGCTTCAAGGAAGGAACTTCTGGAAAGACTCGGCCCGCTGTGA
- a CDS encoding tetratricopeptide repeat protein encodes MDSPTATLIGILQDRVESLRDAGNLNEALHAASAAVEKTQQSLGPDLDSIDAFASALEIRGDIQRELGKFEEARDDYRQAIDQLQDRPDRFDQVGRLHAALGAAYDGLGIEARAVNHWQKAIEFFEKNDPPLLLDIATISNNLGFITKANGDLDTAESHFLRALEISHSQLGQEHEQTATVSSNLGALYQAAGFHEQSREMHMIALETRRNLLGEEHPDTAQSHNNLALALLNTGDRSWARRHFEKSLSGYEALGPEYADDLEAVAGNYCDFLREEGEAQLADVIAGRVREVLGTAVA; translated from the coding sequence ATGGACTCTCCAACCGCTACCCTCATCGGCATTTTGCAAGACCGCGTGGAATCCTTGCGCGACGCCGGAAATCTAAACGAGGCGCTGCACGCCGCATCCGCCGCCGTGGAAAAAACCCAGCAAAGCCTGGGTCCCGACCTCGACAGCATCGACGCCTTCGCCTCCGCTCTTGAAATCCGCGGCGACATCCAGCGGGAATTGGGAAAATTTGAAGAAGCCCGGGACGATTACCGGCAGGCGATCGACCAGTTGCAGGATCGCCCCGACCGCTTCGACCAGGTCGGCCGCCTGCACGCCGCCCTCGGCGCGGCCTATGATGGTCTGGGAATCGAGGCGCGCGCCGTGAACCATTGGCAGAAAGCCATCGAGTTCTTCGAAAAAAACGATCCCCCGCTGCTGCTGGACATCGCCACCATCTCGAACAACCTCGGTTTCATCACCAAGGCGAACGGCGATCTGGACACCGCGGAATCCCACTTCCTCAGGGCGCTGGAAATCTCACACTCCCAGCTAGGCCAGGAGCACGAACAAACCGCCACCGTCTCCAGCAACCTCGGAGCGCTCTACCAGGCCGCGGGCTTCCACGAGCAATCGCGCGAGATGCACATGATCGCCTTGGAAACCCGCCGGAACCTGCTCGGCGAGGAACACCCGGATACCGCCCAATCCCATAACAACCTCGCCCTCGCCCTGTTGAACACCGGTGACCGCTCGTGGGCGCGCCGCCATTTTGAAAAATCCCTTTCCGGTTACGAAGCGCTGGGCCCTGAATACGCCGACGACCTCGAAGCCGTCGCGGGGAATTACTGCGACTTCCTCCGCGAGGAAGGCGAGGCGCAGCTCGCCGACGTCATCGCCGGGCGGGTGCGCGAAGTGCTCGGCACCGCCGTCGCCTGA
- a CDS encoding PcfJ domain-containing protein, producing MSHYPYSGESRLSIYITPAIARGEPWTARHLSNNNLRQHCHSLARIFRGPHPLTQPIRDPCARLLAAIEEKCNLLTRVHPSEYQLIPVLTRISAYAEKWIRQPETWSGDRSEDPRAVIRSLLGHLFMLWEVPEFFDNAWLVKGELRYLERDWYCHFALGGSLRKVRGMPPSITSRALHLAMRAPRDLTIRQALRWGQVRSSGGGEEWLAEVSSSRMVRDLSNDAIWSRLLEKLIRAKDFDPGHFGLIADTLIEVMEREHVSRAESLTALPLDELLRYSRRYWRTLLRLVRIEMPGSRNDINCRHLRAELHQMNGNRWACLPRSRTFESVHEEGGMSSRFRIVELTHQWQLVAESRAMKHCIHTYGRACKAGRCSIFSVRQEETVGGRTITTSHLTIEVDRRSRRILQTRGRRNRLVTAREIPMLRKWADAIELTFPI from the coding sequence ATGTCTCATTACCCGTATTCGGGAGAATCGCGCCTGTCCATATACATCACTCCGGCGATCGCTCGTGGAGAGCCTTGGACCGCGCGCCACCTATCCAACAACAATCTCCGCCAGCATTGCCACTCGCTTGCCCGGATCTTCCGTGGTCCGCATCCGCTGACACAACCCATCCGCGATCCCTGTGCCCGGCTTCTGGCCGCGATAGAAGAAAAATGCAACCTGCTCACCCGGGTCCACCCCTCGGAATATCAGCTCATCCCGGTTCTGACCCGTATTTCCGCCTATGCGGAGAAATGGATCCGCCAGCCCGAAACCTGGAGCGGAGACCGCTCGGAAGATCCGCGGGCCGTCATTCGCAGCCTTCTGGGCCACCTCTTCATGCTCTGGGAAGTGCCGGAGTTTTTTGACAACGCATGGCTGGTGAAAGGCGAGCTCCGCTATCTGGAGCGCGATTGGTACTGCCACTTCGCCCTTGGCGGAAGTTTGAGGAAAGTCCGGGGCATGCCGCCATCGATCACCTCGCGCGCGCTGCATCTGGCGATGCGGGCGCCCCGTGATCTGACCATCCGCCAGGCGTTGCGCTGGGGACAGGTGAGATCATCGGGCGGTGGGGAGGAATGGCTGGCGGAGGTATCATCCAGCAGGATGGTCAGGGATCTTTCCAATGATGCGATATGGTCGCGATTGCTGGAGAAACTGATCCGCGCGAAAGATTTCGATCCCGGGCATTTCGGATTGATCGCGGATACCTTGATCGAAGTCATGGAAAGGGAGCATGTTTCACGGGCGGAATCATTGACCGCATTGCCACTCGATGAACTGTTGCGATACAGCCGCCGCTATTGGCGGACATTGCTGAGGTTGGTCCGTATCGAAATGCCGGGCAGCCGCAATGATATCAACTGCCGGCACCTCAGAGCGGAGCTTCACCAGATGAATGGAAACCGATGGGCGTGTCTGCCACGTTCCAGGACATTTGAATCCGTGCACGAGGAAGGAGGCATGTCTTCCCGTTTCCGGATCGTGGAACTCACCCACCAATGGCAGCTCGTGGCAGAGAGCCGGGCGATGAAGCACTGTATCCATACCTATGGCCGGGCGTGCAAGGCGGGACGGTGTTCCATCTTCAGCGTCCGGCAGGAAGAGACGGTCGGAGGGAGAACCATCACCACCAGCCATCTCACCATCGAGGTCGACCGGCGGTCCCGCAGGATCCTTCAAACCCGGGGCCGCAGGAACCGGCTTGTCACGGCCCGTGAGATTCCCATGCTCCGCAAATGGGCGGATGCGATAGAGCTGACATTCCCGATTTAG
- the ispF gene encoding 2-C-methyl-D-erythritol 2,4-cyclodiphosphate synthase translates to MTGIGYDVHQFAENRPLVLGGVTIPHTHGLAGHSDADVLCHAIADALLGAMGQPDIGFFFPPGDPACKDISSLKILVKCRELAAEAGLRIINVDSTLIAEAPKVLPHRDAMRRNIGEALGIPPERVGIKATTNETMGFIGRREGIAAMAVAQVD, encoded by the coding sequence ATGACCGGCATCGGCTACGACGTCCACCAATTCGCAGAAAACCGCCCGCTGGTGCTCGGCGGTGTGACCATCCCCCACACCCACGGATTGGCCGGCCACTCGGATGCGGACGTGCTTTGCCATGCCATCGCGGATGCCTTGCTCGGAGCCATGGGGCAGCCGGACATCGGTTTCTTTTTCCCGCCCGGGGATCCGGCGTGCAAGGACATCAGCTCGTTGAAGATCCTCGTGAAGTGCCGCGAACTCGCCGCCGAAGCAGGGCTGAGGATCATCAACGTCGATTCCACTCTCATCGCGGAAGCGCCGAAAGTCCTGCCCCATCGCGACGCCATGCGGAGGAACATCGGCGAGGCGCTCGGCATCCCGCCCGAGCGGGTGGGCATCAAGGCGACCACGAACGAAACCATGGGTTTCATCGGTCGTAGGGAAGGCATCGCGGCGATGGCGGTGGCGCAGGTGGATTGA
- a CDS encoding inositol monophosphatase family protein has translation MNDLALATHAAHEAGRLLRKYFGTDTVVDEASDHDIKLALDKESQDLITRILLGAREGDALYGEEGIAGNQESDRQWIVDPIDGTVNFYYGIPHFCVSIALRVGGEIVVGVIHDPMVGETWTVEKGGPAMLNGKPVTASKRDKLSDSILYVGSGKDGDSLRTGVERFHRASVRARKMRMMGSAALGMAYLASGRLDGYIESRISLWDIAAGQLLVETAGGKVELTPIAGKGDAYGIVATNGLIPVDEIL, from the coding sequence ATGAACGACCTCGCCCTCGCCACCCACGCCGCCCACGAAGCGGGCAGACTTCTCCGCAAATACTTCGGCACCGACACCGTCGTCGATGAAGCTTCCGATCACGACATCAAGCTCGCGCTCGACAAGGAATCCCAGGATCTGATCACCCGGATCCTCCTCGGCGCGCGCGAGGGCGACGCGCTCTACGGCGAAGAGGGCATCGCCGGGAATCAGGAGTCCGACCGTCAATGGATCGTGGATCCCATAGACGGCACCGTGAATTTCTATTACGGCATCCCTCACTTCTGTGTTTCCATCGCGCTCCGCGTCGGCGGGGAAATCGTTGTCGGTGTGATCCATGATCCCATGGTGGGCGAGACGTGGACCGTCGAAAAGGGCGGCCCCGCCATGCTGAACGGCAAACCCGTCACCGCCAGCAAGCGTGACAAGCTCTCGGACTCCATCCTCTATGTGGGCAGTGGCAAAGATGGCGACTCCCTCCGCACCGGAGTGGAGCGTTTCCACCGTGCCTCCGTGCGCGCCCGCAAGATGCGCATGATGGGCTCCGCCGCCCTCGGGATGGCCTACCTCGCCAGCGGTCGTCTCGATGGTTATATCGAGTCCCGCATTTCCCTTTGGGACATCGCCGCGGGCCAGTTGCTGGTCGAGACGGCAGGAGGAAAGGTCGAACTCACTCCGATCGCCGGGAAAGGCGACGCGTATGGCATCGTCGCGACCAACGGACTGATTCCGGTGGACGAGATCCTCTGA
- a CDS encoding phosphopantothenoylcysteine decarboxylase: MKVLLTAGPTREPIDPVRFLTNRSSGKMGYTLAGAFLHEGHSVLLISGPTNLDVPDGVDFIPVETAAEMHDAVARYIGKMDVAVFSAAVADYTPSGVRSQKIKKSGDTLTLELVRTADILGSAREKFGFTGTLVGFAAETENLEANAREKLVRKQCDLVIANDVSQPGIGFDSDENQVLLVYPDRTETLPRASKVELSLTLVDAIVGIKKLRVDG, encoded by the coding sequence GTGAAAGTCCTCCTGACCGCCGGCCCGACCCGCGAACCGATTGATCCGGTGCGTTTCCTGACGAACCGTTCGTCCGGGAAGATGGGCTACACCCTCGCCGGTGCGTTCCTTCACGAAGGGCATTCGGTCCTGCTGATTTCCGGTCCCACGAATCTGGATGTGCCGGACGGTGTTGATTTCATTCCGGTCGAGACCGCCGCCGAAATGCATGATGCCGTCGCCCGCTACATCGGGAAAATGGATGTGGCGGTTTTTTCCGCCGCTGTTGCGGATTACACACCGTCAGGCGTCCGGTCGCAGAAGATCAAGAAGTCCGGCGACACCCTCACGCTGGAACTTGTCCGCACCGCCGACATCCTCGGCTCGGCCCGTGAGAAATTCGGATTTACCGGAACTCTTGTGGGTTTCGCCGCGGAGACCGAGAATCTCGAAGCGAACGCCCGCGAAAAGCTGGTGCGGAAGCAATGCGACCTCGTCATCGCCAACGATGTCTCCCAGCCGGGCATCGGCTTCGACTCAGATGAAAACCAGGTCCTTCTTGTCTATCCCGACCGCACCGAAACATTGCCACGCGCTTCGAAAGTGGAGCTTTCTCTCACACTGGTCGACGCCATCGTGGGTATTAAGAAGTTGAGGGTTGATGGTTGA
- a CDS encoding tetratricopeptide repeat protein, whose amino-acid sequence MRLRSLSQLLLASAFTVSVHAAVSLPSDNSASLPAAAEGPAKEAIDAFQAGRHTKAVELATPLAAQGNAEALYLLGFASESGKGAEISKEKALEYYRKASALKHKDATYRLAFILLASEKEEERNQAKDALEAAAKDDPAVAARILGEAYLRGRLSPTADPDKAVHWWKSASDAGDIPSILLLARFYEGQFGFPELKNPKESFAYYGKAAGLGDAGAMAALGSRLLSGDEKSRDEKKGREWLKKAIDAKEYSAYLVLGDYEENVKKDLKAALSEYERGKDAGQIDCILRTADFYIQGKGTEKDPARGLALLEKAAEGGNPAANFRLAVQTLSTDKPDLLVGYKYLLAAANGNLAEAQNELGLLYLSGKLASADSAAGVAWLTRAAQGGYAQAQNNLGTLYERGAAGLQQNIENAGQLYTLAANQGNAPATLSLARLLNEGIGTKADPVKAWALASLAEERGDENAKKLLDDISGKLDEKEKAEAKKQLEDIKSGKKAPEPKAGAAPAAPAPAPKKAK is encoded by the coding sequence ATGCGCCTCCGCTCACTCTCCCAACTGTTGCTGGCATCAGCGTTTACGGTTTCTGTCCATGCCGCGGTCTCCCTTCCATCGGACAATTCGGCCTCGCTTCCGGCAGCGGCCGAGGGCCCGGCCAAGGAAGCGATCGACGCTTTCCAAGCCGGTCGTCATACGAAGGCGGTCGAACTCGCCACTCCGCTTGCCGCGCAGGGCAATGCCGAGGCGCTCTACCTTCTCGGCTTTGCTTCCGAGTCCGGCAAGGGCGCGGAGATCTCCAAGGAAAAAGCCCTCGAATACTATCGCAAGGCTTCCGCGCTGAAGCACAAGGACGCCACCTACCGCCTCGCCTTCATCCTGCTTGCTTCCGAGAAGGAAGAGGAGCGCAACCAAGCCAAGGACGCGCTGGAAGCGGCCGCCAAGGATGATCCCGCCGTCGCCGCCCGTATTCTGGGAGAGGCCTACCTGCGTGGTCGTCTTTCGCCCACTGCCGACCCGGACAAGGCCGTTCATTGGTGGAAAAGCGCCTCTGATGCGGGCGACATCCCATCCATCCTCCTGCTCGCCCGTTTTTATGAGGGCCAGTTCGGCTTCCCGGAACTGAAGAATCCCAAGGAATCCTTCGCCTATTACGGCAAGGCCGCCGGTCTCGGGGACGCGGGTGCCATGGCCGCGCTCGGATCGCGCCTCCTCAGCGGTGACGAAAAGAGCCGCGACGAGAAGAAAGGCCGCGAGTGGCTGAAGAAAGCCATCGATGCCAAGGAGTATTCCGCCTACCTCGTGCTCGGCGACTATGAGGAGAACGTCAAAAAGGACCTGAAGGCCGCTCTCAGCGAGTATGAACGCGGCAAGGATGCGGGCCAGATCGACTGTATCCTGCGCACCGCGGATTTCTACATCCAGGGGAAAGGCACCGAAAAAGACCCCGCCCGTGGTCTCGCCTTGCTTGAAAAGGCCGCCGAGGGTGGAAACCCGGCCGCGAATTTCCGCCTCGCCGTGCAGACGCTCTCCACGGACAAGCCCGACCTGCTCGTCGGCTACAAATACCTGCTCGCCGCCGCGAACGGCAATCTCGCGGAAGCCCAGAACGAGCTCGGCCTGCTCTACCTTTCGGGAAAGCTCGCCAGCGCGGACAGCGCGGCCGGTGTCGCATGGCTCACCCGAGCGGCGCAGGGCGGTTATGCCCAGGCCCAGAACAATCTCGGCACCCTTTACGAGCGCGGCGCCGCCGGACTGCAGCAGAACATCGAAAATGCCGGCCAGCTCTACACGCTCGCCGCGAACCAAGGCAACGCACCGGCGACCCTTTCCCTCGCGCGGCTCCTCAACGAAGGCATCGGTACCAAGGCGGACCCCGTGAAGGCCTGGGCGCTGGCCTCCCTCGCCGAAGAACGCGGGGATGAGAATGCCAAAAAGCTTCTCGACGACATTTCCGGCAAGCTCGACGAAAAGGAGAAGGCGGAGGCGAAAAAGCAGCTTGAGGATATCAAGTCCGGCAAAAAGGCTCCCGAGCCGAAAGCCGGAGCAGCTCCCGCCGCGCCCGCACCCGCGCCGAAGAAGGCCAAATAA